One Chloroherpetonaceae bacterium DNA segment encodes these proteins:
- a CDS encoding DNA methyltransferase — METENIRAERNRTLTVDAVEYPRFASKLVRVKDESELSLDAVLNNTLCGDMLPIVEKLPEKIADLIILDPPYNLSKNFNGFQFKETDTENYRAYLRTWFPQIVRLLKDTGSLYLCGDWKCTAALQEVMEAHLVVMNRITWQREKGRGAQSNWKNAMEDIWFGVKDKNSYHFDVEAVKMKRKVIAPYKIDGKPKDWEETEDGNFRITFPSNFWDDISVPYWSMPENTDHPTQKPEKLIAKLILASSKKGDVVLDPFLGSGTTSVVAKKLGRNYIGIELNEEYGVWAEKRLELAEKETGIQGFADGVFWERNSLKFKLKKVRNFYEK; from the coding sequence ATGGAAACCGAAAATATCAGAGCGGAGCGGAATCGAACGCTTACGGTTGATGCCGTGGAATACCCACGCTTCGCCTCGAAGTTGGTTCGGGTGAAAGATGAAAGTGAACTATCTCTCGATGCTGTTCTCAACAATACGCTATGCGGCGATATGCTCCCCATCGTTGAAAAACTCCCTGAAAAAATTGCTGACCTTATCATTCTTGACCCGCCCTACAACCTCAGCAAAAATTTCAACGGGTTTCAATTCAAAGAAACGGATACCGAAAATTATCGCGCCTACTTAAGAACGTGGTTTCCACAAATCGTTCGGCTGCTCAAAGATACCGGCTCGCTGTATCTCTGCGGCGATTGGAAGTGCACCGCCGCCCTGCAAGAAGTAATGGAAGCGCATTTGGTGGTGATGAACCGAATTACTTGGCAGCGCGAAAAGGGACGCGGCGCACAAAGCAATTGGAAAAATGCGATGGAAGACATTTGGTTTGGGGTAAAGGATAAAAACAGTTACCACTTCGATGTCGAAGCCGTGAAAATGAAACGCAAAGTGATTGCGCCTTATAAAATAGACGGAAAGCCAAAAGATTGGGAAGAAACCGAGGACGGGAATTTCAGAATCACATTTCCCTCTAATTTTTGGGATGATATCAGTGTGCCGTATTGGTCGATGCCCGAAAATACCGACCATCCCACGCAAAAGCCGGAAAAGCTCATCGCGAAACTCATCTTAGCCTCTTCCAAAAAGGGCGATGTGGTGCTTGACCCGTTTTTGGGGTCGGGAACAACGTCGGTGGTTGCAAAAAAACTGGGGAGAAACTACATCGGGATTGAATTGAATGAGGAATATGGCGTTTGGGCAGAAAAGCGTTTGGAATTGGCTGAAAAGGAAACGGGTATTCAAGGCTTCGCGGATGGGGTGTTTTGGGAGAGGAATAGTTTGAAATTTAAATTGAAAAAGGTTAGAAATTTTTATGAAAAATAA
- a CDS encoding site-specific DNA-methyltransferase, whose translation MKNNSIDLNKIYVGDCLEIMKQLPTNSIDLVVTSPPYNLKNSTGNGMKDGRGGKWKNASLVNGYSHHDDCMPHDEYVKWQRECLTEMMRLINDEGAIFYNHKWRVQDGLLQDREDIVKDFPVRQIIIWKRKGGINFNPGYFLPTYEVIYMIAKPKFKLLPKANSFGDVWEFKQEMKNAHPAPFPVALIDRIISSTRAKLILDPFIGSGTTALAAIINGRNYIGIDKSPLYVEMAEKRILEFKERSFITFSEMEEFNGSN comes from the coding sequence ATGAAAAATAATTCAATAGATCTTAACAAGATTTATGTAGGTGATTGTTTAGAAATAATGAAACAATTGCCAACAAATAGTATTGACTTAGTCGTTACATCACCACCTTATAACCTAAAAAATTCTACAGGAAACGGCATGAAAGATGGGCGTGGCGGTAAATGGAAAAATGCATCATTAGTAAATGGTTATAGTCATCATGATGATTGTATGCCACATGATGAATATGTAAAGTGGCAAAGAGAATGTTTGACCGAAATGATGAGATTAATTAACGATGAAGGGGCGATTTTTTATAACCACAAATGGCGTGTGCAGGACGGTTTACTGCAAGATCGTGAAGACATAGTTAAGGATTTTCCAGTTCGTCAAATAATTATATGGAAAAGGAAGGGAGGTATAAATTTTAATCCCGGTTATTTTCTTCCGACATATGAAGTAATCTATATGATTGCAAAACCGAAATTTAAACTTTTACCAAAGGCTAATTCTTTTGGAGACGTTTGGGAATTCAAACAAGAAATGAAAAATGCTCATCCCGCACCTTTCCCTGTCGCTCTAATCGACAGAATCATTTCATCTACAAGAGCAAAACTTATTTTAGATCCATTTATTGGGTCGGGTACGACCGCTTTAGCAGCAATTATAAATGGAAGAAATTATATCGGTATTGATAAGTCACCTCTATATGTAGAAATGGCGGAAAAAAGGATTTTAGAATTTAAGGAAAGATCATTTATTACATTCAGTGAAATGGAGGAATTTAATGGCAGTAATTGA